A region of the Streptomyces sp. NBC_00442 genome:
GAGGGGTTGTACGGGCCTACCGATGCCTCCTACTGCTCTCCTTGGATGGCGGAGATGCTGGCGGAATAGCCACAATCGATCTTGGCCCGGCACGGTTCGAGTCGCTGGAGCGGCTCGATCGAGACCCAGATGTTCGAAATGCGCTTGCCCGCATTTTCTTTCTGGCGTTGGGTGGGATTTCGTCAGTATCGAAGAAGTAGTGAGATCTGTCGATGTTCGCAGGGAGATTATCGAAATCCGATTGAAAGGGTGATCCCTTGATGGCCATTTAGAATGACCGCTGTGAGGATGGAGAACTCAAGATTCCGATGTATGGAATGGGGCTGACTTACCCATCGGCAGCCTCGGTCCGAGGATCGAAGAAGGCTCTGCCGGAGATATTTCTGGTAGACCCTTCGGGGTTGATTGACGGCAGTGATGGACGGCAGCGTCAGCGGAGGGGGGTGACGCAAAGGGGTGGTTCATCGCCGTCGTCGGGCTCGGCGGTCTGGACGGGCACACGGAGGATGTGGTGTGGCTAGGGCGGTTGATGGCGTCGCACTGGAAGCGCAGCCGGACGCAGACAATGGCGGTGACGTCGATGTGGGAGTGGCCGAAACGTTCCTCGATGACAACGAGTGCGACGCCCCCCTGTTCCAGCAGAAGGGTCACCGTGGCGGATCCTGGCCAGACGGAGCACAGCGTTGAAGAGCCCATTGAGGGCGGACCCTTCGATCGGGAAGCCGTTGGGCCGGGTGAAGACCTAGGCCCTGCCCTGCGAGGCGTCCCGCTACCGGTGGTGTGGTGGGACGGGGCTCTGCCAACAGCGCCGCAGTACTCAGTCCTGAGATTCGGTGAAGTCCTTACTCGTCGGCGAGGGGTCTCTCCGAGAACAGCGCGAGAAGCCGTACCTAGGTGAACCATCTGACAAGAAGTAGCAACGGCAGCACATCGGACAACCACGGACCCTCACGCGCCTTACCGCGCCAACGAACCGCACTTAGCCTGTGAAAAGAGGTCGAAGGCTTCGCTTAGCACACGTACCATCTGCTGCCGGGTGGGAAGCTGATCCATCAATATGGGGGTAATGGTGTCAGATACGAGTGATCTCAAGCGGGGTCGCGCCGCTTATCTTGGTAGCCGTGCGCGTAGTGCGGCCACCTTCGATCTGGATGCTCGTTTTCCTGATCAGGTCTTCAGGAATGGTGGGGCGGGCTCGTTGTTCTGTGAGTTCGACGCGGTGCTTTCGTCGGAGTTCTGGCCGGCGCTGTGCACGATGGCTCGTTGGCATGGTGATGACCATGTCGAGCTGCTGGTTCTCGAACCGGACGGGGACGACTTCTACGTCCCGCAGGGGCTGGGGTACCCGGCGGTTTCCTTGTCCGTCGAGGCCGGCGCGGAGGACTACTGGGCGGCCATCGGGTTCGAGCCCGATGGCGACGCCCTGCATGCGATCTCGATCACGGCGAATGTCGTCGCGTTCACCGGAGCGTCCGGTCGCTGGGGGTGCTGGGGGGAAAGGGATCCCGAGGTGGCGGTGTTCCAGGGGTTCCCCGACGCGGCCGCGCGACGCGAGTGGTGCGCGCGATTCGGGCCCTTCCTTGATGTGTCCGGTGCGTTGGAGTCGTATCTGCCCCTGGCATTCCCTGGGCGGCGGGTTGTTCCGGACGCGTATGCCGCAGCCCTGACCGCCAACTACGGGAATCGGGGCACGAGGCTGCCGTAATGGTGGGCGGTCGCGTCGTGCCGCTCCCAGGGCGCGTGCCGCCGCACCTCCGGGTCAGTCGAGTCGCTTCGCGAAGCAGCGGCTCGAGTCGTACGTGCGGTAGTGGCCGAACTTTTCGCACGGCTCGTAGCCGGTCGACCTGTACAGGGTGATGGCTTCCGGCTGCTTTATGCCCGTCTCCAGGACCATGCGGGTGCGGCCGGCCGCTCGGGCGTCGGCTTCCAGGGCGGCCAGGATGCGGCGGGCCAGGCCTTGGCCCCTCGCCTCGGGGACGACGTACATCCGCTTCAGTTCCGCGTCGCCGTCGCGGTAGTTCTCCTCGTTCGCCTCCTGGCCGCGCCAGCCGCCGGTCGCCACCGGGCGGTCCTCGGCGTCGTACGCGATCAGGTACAGGCCGCGCGGCGGCAGGAACATCGCGGGTTCCAGGTAGGTGACGTCGCCGCCGTCGCCGTACCGCTCGACGTATTCGAGCTGGACCTGGTCGTTGAGCTTCACGGCGTCGGGGTGGTCGTAGGAGAGGGAGCGGATAGTCATGCGTTGTATCGTACTTCTATGCGGAGGGGGGGTGGAGGCGGAGACGGAGGGCGGGTTCGCCGGGTCTGTAGGGTGCCGGGATGCTCACTGTTACCTCTGTGAATGTAAACGGGCTGCGCGCCGCCGCCAAGAAGGGCTTCGTGGAGTGGCTCGGGGGCAGCGAGGCCGACG
Encoded here:
- a CDS encoding GNAT family N-acetyltransferase, translating into MTIRSLSYDHPDAVKLNDQVQLEYVERYGDGGDVTYLEPAMFLPPRGLYLIAYDAEDRPVATGGWRGQEANEENYRDGDAELKRMYVVPEARGQGLARRILAALEADARAAGRTRMVLETGIKQPEAITLYRSTGYEPCEKFGHYRTYDSSRCFAKRLD